Proteins encoded together in one Chitinophaga sp. LS1 window:
- a CDS encoding SusD/RagB family nutrient-binding outer membrane lipoprotein → MNITNKLKYIILLLFVPALFIGCSREKFAEMNTDPDDLLSINPETEFTSALLAINSSSFEYYYDHNRAMYYWTQSFVTLNGASSTVYDGSGNLNQRYSNFYNNVGNQLVDVQKLIEKMTGEQREKYTYLYAISYIPLAYYAAYVSDVQGSIAYSQAFQARYTGLLTPAYDTQEELFSNLQVKLDSVVQVLKSTPSVEQVNLSTADVVYGGDEKKWIRAANSLRLRLAMRLINRDADEMKTLVADILSDDGGLISSNEENWQFVGGVNFASGGNYNPQSNGDVSGSKNLIDYMSATSDPRTRIFFQKSDFTKDKFDSAKAQGKLPATLTWDGQLYRGQFANPAASSVSSNSYYFSDISYSYKGVTTADRWVSNIQDRLFYNPETKAHITFPVITYADVCFMRAELAVRGITSEDASGLYTAGIEASIKAYDEMGSNASLSDYTALGATEIATYLSQTGVAYDAANALEQICIQEYLNCFKNQNEAWATIKRTGYPSMTSSILKRETVVVDGDTKTMPRRFIVSYPSISDLNYTNRLNAIEEMTKDAGFSTPDDITGRVWWDTAN, encoded by the coding sequence ATGAACATTACGAATAAATTAAAATATATAATCTTGTTGCTGTTTGTACCGGCTTTGTTTATCGGATGCAGCCGCGAAAAGTTTGCAGAAATGAATACTGATCCGGATGATCTGTTAAGTATAAATCCAGAGACAGAATTTACTTCTGCTTTATTAGCCATTAATAGTAGTAGTTTCGAGTATTATTACGATCATAACAGAGCAATGTACTACTGGACACAGTCCTTTGTAACATTAAATGGTGCCTCTTCCACAGTGTATGATGGTTCTGGTAACCTGAATCAGCGGTATAGCAATTTTTATAATAATGTAGGAAATCAGCTGGTGGATGTACAAAAACTGATCGAAAAAATGACAGGTGAGCAGCGTGAGAAGTATACTTATCTGTATGCTATATCATACATTCCGCTGGCTTATTATGCGGCTTATGTATCTGATGTACAGGGTAGCATTGCATACTCTCAGGCATTCCAGGCAAGGTATACCGGGTTGCTCACACCTGCTTATGATACACAGGAGGAATTGTTTTCCAACCTGCAGGTGAAACTGGATAGTGTTGTGCAGGTATTAAAATCCACTCCATCTGTTGAGCAGGTAAATCTGAGTACAGCTGATGTAGTATATGGTGGCGATGAAAAGAAATGGATCAGAGCGGCAAACAGTTTGCGCTTAAGATTAGCAATGCGTCTTATAAACAGGGATGCTGATGAAATGAAGACCCTGGTAGCCGATATACTGTCAGATGATGGTGGATTAATCAGCTCTAATGAAGAGAACTGGCAGTTTGTAGGCGGTGTGAACTTCGCATCTGGTGGCAACTATAATCCTCAAAGTAATGGAGATGTATCTGGTTCTAAAAACCTGATTGATTATATGTCTGCTACATCAGATCCTCGTACCAGAATTTTCTTTCAGAAATCTGATTTTACAAAAGATAAATTTGATTCTGCAAAGGCCCAGGGTAAACTGCCTGCTACATTGACATGGGATGGACAGTTGTATAGAGGGCAGTTTGCGAATCCAGCTGCGTCTTCAGTATCTTCTAACAGCTATTATTTTTCAGACATTTCTTATAGTTATAAAGGCGTAACCACCGCAGATAGATGGGTGTCTAATATCCAGGATAGATTATTTTACAATCCTGAAACCAAGGCGCATATTACATTCCCTGTTATTACTTATGCTGATGTTTGCTTTATGCGCGCAGAGCTGGCGGTAAGAGGGATCACCAGTGAAGATGCTTCAGGTCTGTATACTGCCGGTATAGAAGCTTCTATCAAGGCGTATGATGAAATGGGTAGTAATGCGTCCCTGAGTGACTATACTGCCCTGGGTGCTACTGAGATTGCAACGTACCTTTCTCAAACTGGCGTGGCATATGATGCTGCCAATGCATTGGAACAAATCTGCATTCAGGAGTATCTAAACTGTTTCAAAAATCAGAACGAAGCATGGGCAACCATCAAACGTACGGGTTATCCTTCTATGACAAGCAGTATACTTAAGAGAGAGACTGTAGTAGTAGATGGTGATACGAAGACAATGCCAAGACGCTTTATCGTTAGTTATCCTTCAATTTCTGATCTGAACTATACCAACAGATTAAATGCGATCGAAGAGATGACGAAAGATGCTGGTTTCAGTACACCAGATGACATTACCGGTCGGGTATGGTGGGATACTGCTAATTAA
- a CDS encoding redoxin family protein: MRVSVLLLLICNFAVAQNVQQFLKQVHTPMVAIVWLSPECPLCRNYTKPLNELSRKYANTVTVVGVFPGHWYTQKDYTAFQKKYKVFFPLLTDRKNKLGKQLHASVTPEVCLLNKKGKVLYQGAIDNWATGLGQTKTGTATEHYLEDAITNTIAGKTIYPTVTKPVGCFIND, encoded by the coding sequence ATGAGGGTGTCAGTTTTACTTTTATTGATCTGTAATTTTGCAGTAGCGCAAAATGTACAGCAATTTCTAAAGCAGGTACATACACCTATGGTGGCCATTGTATGGCTATCGCCAGAATGCCCGTTGTGCAGGAATTATACTAAACCATTGAATGAACTGAGCCGGAAATATGCCAACACAGTTACTGTGGTCGGCGTCTTTCCAGGGCATTGGTATACCCAAAAGGATTACACTGCATTTCAAAAGAAATATAAGGTCTTTTTCCCATTGTTAACTGATAGAAAGAACAAATTGGGTAAGCAGCTGCATGCATCTGTAACACCGGAAGTATGTCTCCTGAATAAAAAGGGGAAAGTGTTGTATCAGGGAGCAATTGACAACTGGGCAACTGGTTTGGGACAAACAAAAACCGGCACTGCAACAGAACATTACCTTGAAGATGCAATTACAAATACTATTGCCGGGAAAACTATATATCCAACGGTTACCAAACCAGTGGGATGTTTTATTAATGATTAA
- a CDS encoding c-type cytochrome: MMRALILLMVILLPARLLLAQTYTDVQPVFATRCVGCHHTGGSAPFSLATYDEVKRRISFIKEVINTGYMPPFKADVHYRDYANNRILTPDEKNAILNWISKNAPKGKTVAPANVVDVNTTAPDLILKADKPYIVKGDNQERFVIFKVPFELKDAANIERLELYTDNKKVIHHINYGFYAVADAGKDISIAPSFVEADIDTAGLEVKRFGPLKQNMVYYSGWIPGTTEEFYPKQFGWVLPKRGVVLLTVHYAAVAADEVSTVGVKLFYKKGPIQRKVQIISLGSGGIAERDIQPRFVIFPNQVSTYTLKVKTQETQSVMYVWPHMHLLGKEFVAYAVTPDRDTIPLVHIPAWDFRWQELYRMQHLVKIPAGSVIHMIGIYDNTTGNPVNPNNPPKLVMSSGDMRANEEMFTLMMIYVPYELGDEKITL, translated from the coding sequence ATGATGAGAGCACTAATTTTATTGATGGTGATATTATTGCCTGCACGCCTGTTGCTTGCACAGACATATACAGATGTACAACCTGTTTTTGCAACAAGGTGTGTGGGTTGTCACCATACAGGTGGATCAGCACCATTTTCATTAGCCACTTATGATGAGGTAAAAAGAAGAATTTCGTTTATCAAAGAAGTGATCAATACCGGTTACATGCCCCCATTCAAAGCAGATGTGCACTATCGGGATTATGCCAATAACCGTATCCTGACCCCCGACGAAAAGAATGCTATTCTGAACTGGATAAGTAAAAATGCGCCAAAAGGGAAAACGGTGGCGCCGGCAAATGTTGTAGATGTGAATACCACAGCTCCTGATCTCATTCTGAAAGCAGATAAACCCTATATCGTAAAAGGCGATAACCAGGAGCGGTTTGTTATATTCAAAGTGCCTTTTGAACTGAAAGATGCTGCTAATATTGAGCGACTCGAATTATACACAGATAACAAGAAAGTCATTCACCATATCAATTATGGGTTTTATGCCGTGGCAGATGCCGGCAAAGACATCTCCATTGCTCCTTCCTTTGTAGAAGCAGATATTGATACCGCTGGCCTGGAAGTAAAAAGGTTCGGACCATTAAAGCAAAATATGGTGTACTATTCCGGATGGATACCCGGCACGACCGAAGAATTTTACCCTAAGCAGTTCGGATGGGTACTGCCTAAGCGCGGTGTCGTATTATTAACTGTACATTATGCCGCAGTAGCAGCAGACGAAGTATCTACAGTAGGGGTAAAGTTATTTTATAAGAAAGGACCTATACAGCGAAAGGTGCAGATCATCAGCCTTGGATCCGGAGGTATAGCCGAAAGAGATATTCAACCCAGGTTTGTAATCTTTCCGAACCAGGTTAGCACTTATACACTGAAGGTAAAAACACAGGAGACGCAGTCTGTTATGTATGTATGGCCGCATATGCATTTGTTGGGTAAGGAGTTTGTGGCTTACGCCGTGACGCCGGATCGTGATACCATCCCATTGGTACATATCCCTGCCTGGGATTTCCGCTGGCAGGAATTGTATCGTATGCAGCACCTGGTGAAAATACCTGCAGGTTCTGTCATTCATATGATTGGAATTTATGATAATACGACGGGCAACCCAGTGAACCCAAATAATCCGCCAAAGCTGGTGATGTCAAGTGGAGATATGCGGGCCAATGAGGAAATGTTTACCCTTATGATGATCTATGTGCCATATGAGTTGGGGGATGAAAAGATTACATTGTGA
- a CDS encoding 7TM diverse intracellular signaling domain-containing protein has protein sequence MPSGVANHFIPILLLFATLGVRAQSKIHYLNNEPVLEISTDSAQVIVGNPYPNKEKYRFSLSEPLNYTLYIDGKVYKAGPAIPSRQRERGEIHLTFNGNATTTLYLQPDLAEIQRYGYKGHPMIRLEKEIAAASRDHLMHNSWIVTISLLACFAAYNLYIWFQLHDRVNIWYLLVQLGAMIFVTSFKHFTTQLLPLSYYQLRAMPDGTVYMYDLNSFFLHVGCTIIFTGLIQLTRSYLRTKELLPSYDRMLRYLLIGYIIFEVVPCIITISGWFYMDNYTLVYDDIFICVLSLSLLITSVVAHKKHIRGASVFMLANMLPIIFATGLAVFFIINSTPDYSNNSTLLPEIAIISQIITFTMVLVSRIKSIHEELDAKGYEIAKLEMDIAQSKHHQWLIEKENEQISLAMQAEKDRNDLLQQKLDTNNRELVSNSLYIYQKNKLLDDLKKQIHDIDELYPGIKSIKSSLREHKFLDAEWDKFRLHFEQVHPGFFEKLKSKHPNLTNNELRLYAYFHINLSTKEIAALLNIEAASVRQAKARLNKKLKTNE, from the coding sequence ATGCCATCGGGAGTCGCCAATCATTTCATTCCTATACTATTACTGTTCGCTACGTTGGGGGTACGCGCACAATCTAAAATACACTATCTGAACAATGAACCGGTACTGGAAATCAGCACTGATTCTGCTCAGGTTATAGTGGGGAACCCCTATCCCAACAAAGAAAAATACCGGTTCTCGCTTTCCGAGCCCCTAAACTATACATTATATATAGACGGGAAGGTGTACAAAGCAGGCCCGGCCATTCCCTCGCGCCAGCGGGAAAGAGGGGAAATACATCTTACTTTCAATGGCAATGCGACCACTACCCTGTACCTACAACCAGATTTAGCCGAAATACAGCGCTATGGATATAAGGGCCATCCCATGATCCGGCTTGAAAAAGAGATCGCCGCCGCCAGCCGGGATCACCTAATGCATAATTCCTGGATCGTCACCATTTCCCTGTTGGCCTGTTTTGCAGCTTATAATTTATATATCTGGTTCCAACTGCACGACCGTGTTAATATCTGGTACCTGCTGGTACAGCTGGGGGCCATGATATTTGTTACCTCCTTTAAGCATTTCACCACCCAGTTACTTCCCCTCTCCTACTATCAGCTCAGGGCCATGCCGGATGGTACGGTGTATATGTACGATCTGAACTCGTTCTTTTTACATGTTGGTTGTACCATCATCTTTACAGGGCTCATTCAGTTAACCCGCTCCTACCTGCGAACCAAAGAGTTGTTGCCATCATACGACAGGATGCTTCGTTATCTGCTGATCGGGTATATAATTTTTGAGGTAGTTCCGTGTATCATCACGATTTCAGGCTGGTTTTACATGGACAATTATACTCTGGTATATGATGACATCTTCATCTGTGTACTTTCTTTAAGTCTATTGATTACCAGCGTAGTAGCTCACAAGAAACACATACGGGGGGCCAGTGTGTTCATGCTGGCGAATATGCTGCCGATTATATTTGCCACCGGACTGGCCGTGTTTTTCATTATTAATTCTACTCCTGATTATAGTAACAATAGCACTCTGCTGCCGGAGATCGCCATCATTTCCCAGATCATTACCTTCACCATGGTACTGGTGAGCCGGATCAAGAGCATCCATGAGGAACTGGATGCAAAAGGATATGAAATAGCGAAACTGGAAATGGACATTGCCCAAAGTAAACACCATCAATGGCTCATAGAAAAGGAAAATGAGCAGATCTCCCTGGCCATGCAGGCAGAAAAAGACAGAAACGATCTATTGCAGCAAAAGCTGGATACCAACAACCGGGAGCTGGTGAGTAATAGTCTCTACATCTATCAGAAAAATAAACTGCTGGATGACCTGAAGAAACAGATCCACGACATTGACGAATTATACCCGGGCATAAAATCAATCAAATCTTCATTGAGAGAACATAAATTTCTGGATGCCGAATGGGATAAATTCAGGTTACATTTTGAACAGGTACATCCTGGTTTTTTCGAAAAACTGAAGTCCAAACATCCAAATCTCACCAATAATGAATTGAGATTATATGCTTATTTCCACATCAATTTGTCAACAAAAGAGATTGCTGCCCTCCTTAATATTGAGGCAGCGAGTGTGCGGCAGGCAAAGGCAAGATTGAATAAAAAATTGAAAACCAACGAATAA
- a CDS encoding TonB-dependent receptor: MSIRNCLLTLVLILCLPMFLLAQETTSEIHGIITDGQTGVPGAVITAVHSPTGTRYVTTSRADGRYNFANVRVGGPYTISVTYIGYGDQHLDNINLSLGQEFTGNFTLAPSTKQLGEVVVKGKQDKTFNNSRTGSQEIISRDQLEKLPTISRSAQDFTRLEPTSSTVAAGQSFGGRSPQYNNFTVDGANFNNSFGLSGTLGGQTSAQPISLDAIEQVQVSVSPYDIRQGGFSGAGVNAVTRSGTNTLKASVYTYIKGAGTQGYKVGNSQVNKTPLSFNIRGLSIGGPIIKNKVFFFLSLESSRQTAPATSWVPSDANHPANASAGVSQANADTLTALAAFLKSNFGYDPGAFTGYSFRTNSDKATLKFDWNINEKHSLTVKYNYLKSFTDQFASNSRPAGVTTGQPGTNAMPFFGSGYVINNNFNIFIAELNSRFSNKVSNKFQVGYTALRDYRTPNSTSNTFPLVDILNNGNIYTTFGYEPYTYNNVLNTDVFQISDIFTYYASAHEITVGTQDYYRKYQNAFAPGYQGAYQFNSLTDFYNSVTNGTANAKSYYLQYSALKDGSFPWAYAGSTELGVFAQDKWRVSDRFTFTYGVRFDMTIYKQSFTDNPNFDKLIFKDGQSYNIGKAPGNAVLISPRIGFNYDVMGDRTLQLRGGFGIFSGPPPFVWLSNQASNNGIQWGSFTNTSGVAFSADPNAYRPAGASANTSYSVALTDKNFKYPSVLKSSLAVDKKINDWVFTVEGTYTKDINAVYFSNINLNETNGYALNNGGDNRMRYNTSLTTSLNTSNKYYSGTTLENPNIGNAILMKNTNKGYTYNITARVERTFGNLYTSVAYAHGDARNTSETGSTASSMWSARAVSGDPNGANLAYASYRLPNRVIAMASYKVSYAKYFSTSFGAIFEAAPAGTVSYIYNGDLNGDGFNNDLIYIPKSATDINLINVGSYNATTHTGSTTGTTADPRTASQIYTQLDNFIGQNKYLNFHRGETAKANAAVLPYYKKLDVNITEDISVKTGKDRHTLRLSLDIINVGNFLNRNWGIVQAATVNNFLKFEGLAADGKTPLFSFPYADAKNQVSYVNSYANNTALTSRWQMQFGVRYLFN; the protein is encoded by the coding sequence ATGTCGATCCGAAATTGTCTATTAACACTCGTGTTAATACTTTGTTTACCTATGTTCCTCCTGGCGCAGGAAACAACCTCAGAAATTCACGGTATCATTACCGACGGCCAGACTGGTGTACCAGGCGCCGTTATCACAGCTGTACACTCCCCAACCGGCACCCGCTATGTAACCACCAGCCGTGCGGATGGTCGCTACAATTTTGCCAACGTACGTGTAGGCGGTCCTTACACCATTTCCGTGACCTATATCGGGTATGGCGATCAGCACCTGGACAACATCAATCTGTCGCTGGGACAGGAATTTACCGGCAACTTCACCCTCGCCCCGAGTACCAAACAACTGGGCGAAGTAGTGGTGAAAGGCAAGCAGGATAAAACCTTTAACAACAGCCGCACCGGTTCCCAGGAGATCATCAGCAGAGATCAGTTGGAAAAACTGCCAACCATCAGCCGTTCTGCACAGGATTTTACCCGTCTTGAGCCTACCAGCAGTACTGTAGCCGCTGGCCAGAGCTTTGGTGGCAGAAGCCCCCAGTACAACAACTTTACGGTAGATGGTGCAAACTTCAACAACTCCTTCGGTCTGTCTGGTACCCTGGGTGGTCAAACCAGTGCACAACCTATCAGCCTGGATGCGATTGAGCAGGTACAGGTGAGCGTATCGCCTTACGATATACGTCAGGGTGGTTTCTCCGGTGCCGGTGTAAATGCCGTAACCAGGAGTGGTACCAATACCCTGAAAGCATCTGTATACACCTACATCAAAGGTGCAGGTACACAAGGGTATAAAGTAGGCAACAGCCAGGTGAACAAAACACCGCTGTCCTTCAATATCCGTGGCCTCTCTATCGGTGGGCCGATCATTAAGAACAAAGTGTTCTTCTTCCTGAGCTTAGAGTCTTCCCGCCAGACCGCGCCTGCTACCAGCTGGGTACCTTCTGATGCTAATCATCCTGCTAATGCCAGCGCTGGTGTATCACAAGCCAATGCCGATACGCTGACTGCACTCGCAGCTTTCCTGAAGTCTAACTTCGGCTATGACCCAGGTGCTTTCACCGGTTATTCTTTCAGAACAAACAGTGATAAGGCTACGCTTAAATTCGACTGGAACATCAATGAAAAACATTCATTGACAGTGAAGTACAACTACCTGAAATCATTCACTGATCAGTTCGCGAGCAACAGCCGCCCTGCCGGCGTTACTACCGGTCAGCCGGGCACGAACGCCATGCCTTTCTTTGGTAGCGGTTATGTGATCAATAACAACTTCAACATCTTTATCGCTGAGTTGAATTCCCGCTTCAGCAATAAAGTGTCCAATAAGTTCCAGGTGGGCTATACCGCACTGCGCGACTATCGTACACCTAACTCTACTTCAAATACCTTCCCACTGGTGGATATCCTGAACAACGGTAATATTTATACCACCTTCGGATACGAACCATATACTTACAACAACGTACTGAATACAGACGTATTCCAGATCTCAGACATCTTCACGTACTATGCCAGTGCACACGAGATTACCGTGGGTACACAGGACTATTACAGGAAGTACCAGAACGCATTTGCTCCCGGCTACCAGGGCGCTTATCAGTTCAATAGTCTGACAGATTTCTACAACAGTGTAACCAATGGCACTGCCAATGCAAAAAGTTATTACCTGCAATACTCTGCACTGAAAGATGGTTCCTTCCCATGGGCATATGCAGGTTCTACAGAACTGGGTGTATTTGCACAGGATAAATGGAGAGTCTCCGATCGTTTCACTTTCACCTATGGTGTAAGGTTTGACATGACGATCTACAAGCAATCCTTTACTGACAACCCTAATTTCGACAAACTGATTTTCAAAGATGGTCAGTCTTACAACATCGGTAAAGCGCCGGGCAATGCAGTGCTGATCTCTCCACGCATCGGTTTCAACTATGATGTAATGGGCGACAGAACCCTGCAATTAAGAGGTGGTTTCGGTATCTTCTCAGGTCCTCCTCCGTTTGTATGGTTGAGCAACCAGGCTAGTAACAACGGTATTCAGTGGGGGTCCTTCACGAATACTTCCGGTGTGGCCTTTAGCGCAGATCCAAATGCATACCGTCCTGCGGGTGCATCAGCTAACACTTCGTACAGTGTAGCACTGACTGACAAGAATTTCAAATACCCTTCCGTATTGAAATCAAGTCTGGCTGTTGATAAAAAGATCAATGACTGGGTATTCACAGTAGAAGGTACGTATACCAAAGATATCAATGCAGTCTACTTCTCTAACATCAACCTGAATGAGACGAATGGTTATGCATTGAATAATGGCGGTGATAACCGTATGCGATATAATACATCGCTGACTACTTCTCTGAATACAAGCAATAAGTATTATTCAGGTACCACACTGGAAAACCCTAATATCGGCAATGCTATTCTGATGAAGAATACCAACAAAGGGTATACATACAATATCACAGCAAGAGTAGAGCGTACTTTTGGTAACCTGTACACCAGCGTAGCTTATGCACATGGCGACGCAAGAAATACTTCTGAAACAGGTAGTACCGCATCTTCTATGTGGAGTGCACGCGCAGTAAGTGGTGATCCAAATGGCGCTAATCTTGCATATGCTTCTTACAGACTGCCTAACCGTGTCATTGCGATGGCATCTTACAAAGTGTCTTATGCAAAGTATTTCTCTACTTCATTCGGTGCTATATTCGAAGCGGCACCTGCTGGTACCGTTTCTTATATTTACAATGGTGACCTGAATGGCGATGGCTTTAACAATGACCTGATCTATATTCCAAAGAGTGCTACCGATATCAACCTGATCAATGTGGGTTCTTACAATGCTACCACACATACAGGGTCTACTACAGGTACTACTGCTGATCCAAGAACTGCTTCACAGATCTATACACAGCTGGACAACTTCATTGGTCAGAACAAATACCTCAATTTCCACCGTGGTGAAACAGCAAAAGCAAATGCGGCTGTATTACCTTACTACAAAAAGCTGGATGTAAATATCACAGAAGATATCTCAGTAAAAACAGGAAAAGACAGACATACATTGAGACTGTCTCTCGATATTATCAATGTAGGTAACTTCCTGAACAGGAACTGGGGTATCGTGCAAGCCGCTACAGTCAATAACTTCCTGAAGTTTGAAGGGTTGGCTGCTGATGGTAAGACGCCTTTATTCTCATTCCCTTATGCTGATGCAAAAAATCAGGTATCTTATGTGAATAGCTATGCAAATAACACAGCTCTTACTTCAAGATGGCAGATGCAGTTTGGTGTCAGATATTTATTTAACTAA
- a CDS encoding TonB-dependent receptor has translation MPKKILTIILFLLVTTVALGQAQITGSVTDNKKQAIPGVSVALKDTYDGATTDSTGRFRISTTEKGTFTLIASATGYETKVQTITLGSEPIQIDFALKEKISELNAVTITAGAFGGGLGKKGLTVLSSLDVQTTAGANADISRAVNTLPGAQQISNQEGLFVRGGDSYEAKQFIDGSLVSRPYYLSASNIPSRGRYPATLFKGFAFSTGGYSALYGQALSSVLIMETIDLPQQSEANAFISPIQNSLGVQKLAKNQRSSFGFNYQYTNTSLYYALVKQTPDYYIRPRFHNADANFRIRTKNGMIKYYTTFSYNKLGVRNPNIDTVDMKTAITLSNYNWFNALNWKENLGDGWKMTLSASYSITHDSISSQLQDANNVPKYISEKYWLDTVNFRLDRKESLIQGKAVIEKKFSNLNTIRFGSEYWYSSYNFHYNKISKELPDQLTAGFAETELYFTNSLVATFGIRAEYSSILQKAKVAPRASLAYRMGNGSTISAAYGQFWQKPENTYLQVTSSLGYTKATHYIINYQRQVRGTFLRVEAFYKQYEDLIKTVPTYNNSGSGYAKGIELYFRDKTSFKHLDYSISYSYLDTKRDYLNYPRALMPNIAANHTATASVKRFFTQIGTGASLTYTFATGRPYYAIIPDSTGKAYYIKDQGKTNGYQTLDMSVYHLTTIGKASAILYASATNLLGRTNISGYNYSYNALVKQPILPPAQRTFFVGLILNWGIDRRQSTIDNL, from the coding sequence ATGCCTAAAAAGATACTTACCATCATATTGTTCCTGCTTGTAACCACCGTGGCCCTTGGGCAGGCACAAATAACCGGTTCGGTTACTGACAACAAAAAGCAGGCAATACCTGGTGTATCTGTCGCTTTAAAAGACACCTACGATGGTGCCACCACTGACTCTACCGGGCGCTTCCGTATCAGTACCACAGAAAAAGGTACTTTCACACTGATCGCCTCCGCCACAGGGTATGAGACCAAAGTACAAACCATCACCCTGGGTAGTGAACCTATACAAATAGACTTTGCCCTCAAGGAAAAGATAAGTGAACTCAATGCCGTCACGATCACCGCAGGCGCATTTGGAGGAGGTTTGGGCAAAAAAGGCCTTACCGTATTAAGTTCGCTGGACGTACAAACCACGGCCGGCGCCAACGCAGACATTTCCCGGGCTGTCAATACCCTACCCGGTGCACAACAGATCAGCAACCAGGAAGGCCTCTTTGTAAGAGGGGGTGATAGCTATGAGGCCAAACAGTTCATAGACGGATCGCTCGTGAGCAGACCTTACTACCTGAGTGCCTCTAATATCCCCAGCCGTGGCAGATACCCGGCTACCCTGTTCAAAGGCTTTGCCTTTAGTACCGGTGGCTATTCCGCACTGTATGGACAGGCCCTCAGCTCTGTATTGATCATGGAGACCATCGATCTGCCACAGCAATCAGAAGCCAATGCCTTCATCTCTCCTATCCAGAATAGCCTGGGTGTACAAAAGCTTGCGAAGAACCAAAGATCTTCTTTTGGCTTTAACTATCAATATACCAACACCAGCCTGTATTATGCACTGGTGAAACAAACACCTGATTACTATATCCGTCCACGGTTTCATAATGCGGATGCTAACTTCCGCATCAGGACTAAGAACGGAATGATAAAATACTACACCACCTTTAGTTATAATAAACTGGGTGTACGCAATCCCAATATCGACACGGTTGATATGAAAACCGCGATCACCCTTAGTAATTATAACTGGTTCAATGCCCTCAACTGGAAAGAAAACCTGGGAGACGGCTGGAAAATGACCCTCTCCGCCAGCTATAGCATTACCCACGACAGCATCAGCAGTCAGCTGCAGGATGCGAACAACGTACCTAAATACATCTCTGAAAAATACTGGCTGGATACGGTGAATTTTAGATTAGACAGAAAAGAAAGCCTGATACAAGGCAAAGCTGTGATAGAGAAAAAATTCAGCAACCTGAATACCATTCGCTTTGGTAGTGAATACTGGTACTCTTCCTATAATTTCCATTATAATAAAATCAGTAAGGAGCTTCCGGATCAACTGACCGCCGGCTTTGCTGAAACAGAACTATACTTTACGAATTCGCTCGTGGCTACTTTCGGCATCAGGGCAGAATATTCTTCCATCCTACAAAAGGCCAAAGTGGCACCCCGTGCCTCATTGGCCTATAGGATGGGCAATGGATCTACCATCTCTGCAGCATACGGACAGTTCTGGCAAAAACCAGAAAACACCTATCTGCAAGTGACCTCATCGCTCGGTTATACCAAAGCCACTCACTATATCATCAACTATCAGCGACAGGTACGCGGTACCTTCCTGAGAGTGGAAGCATTCTACAAGCAATACGAAGACCTGATTAAAACAGTGCCTACGTACAACAACAGCGGCAGTGGCTATGCCAAAGGAATTGAACTGTACTTCCGTGACAAGACATCGTTCAAACACCTGGATTACAGCATCAGCTATTCCTACCTGGATACCAAACGTGATTACCTGAATTATCCAAGGGCACTCATGCCTAATATTGCAGCCAATCACACCGCTACCGCTTCTGTAAAACGCTTCTTTACTCAAATAGGAACCGGTGCCAGTCTGACGTACACCTTTGCTACAGGAAGGCCTTATTATGCCATCATCCCTGATAGTACAGGCAAAGCTTACTACATCAAAGATCAGGGCAAAACAAACGGCTATCAAACACTGGACATGAGCGTTTATCACCTGACCACGATCGGCAAAGCATCGGCTATTCTATATGCTTCTGCTACCAATCTGCTTGGGCGTACGAACATCTCAGGATACAACTACTCTTATAATGCCCTGGTAAAACAACCCATTCTCCCCCCGGCACAACGCACCTTCTTTGTAGGTCTGATACTGAACTGGGGCATAGATAGAAGACAAAGCACTATTGATAACCTTTAA